In Azospirillaceae bacterium, a genomic segment contains:
- the cysT gene encoding sulfate ABC transporter permease subunit CysT — protein sequence MLPGFGTAFGFTLFYLCLIVLIPLGHMALVAAGVGWTKFWSITLAPRVLHAFYISFGCAFVAALVNAVFGLIVAWVLVRYRFPGRRIIDAMVDLPFALPTSVAGIALTAIYAPNGWIGSFAKAAGFKIAFTPLGIVIALVFVGLPFIVRTVEPVLQDLDAEVEEAAASLGATRWQTFTKVLLPAILPALLTGIALAFARGVGEYGSVIFIAGNIPAVSEIVPLLIVARLEQFDYAGATVIATAMLAVSFLMLLGINFLQRWTRSRHAR from the coding sequence ATCCTGCCGGGTTTCGGCACGGCCTTCGGTTTCACCCTTTTCTACCTGTGCCTGATCGTCCTGATCCCGCTGGGCCACATGGCATTGGTGGCGGCCGGTGTGGGCTGGACCAAGTTCTGGTCCATCACCCTGGCGCCGCGCGTACTGCACGCCTTCTACATCAGTTTCGGCTGCGCGTTCGTGGCGGCCCTGGTCAACGCCGTGTTCGGCCTGATCGTGGCCTGGGTACTGGTGCGTTATCGCTTCCCCGGCCGGCGCATCATCGACGCCATGGTCGACCTGCCCTTCGCCCTGCCCACGTCGGTCGCCGGCATCGCCCTGACGGCGATCTACGCCCCCAACGGCTGGATCGGTTCCTTCGCCAAGGCGGCGGGGTTCAAGATCGCCTTCACGCCGCTGGGCATCGTCATCGCCCTGGTGTTCGTCGGCCTGCCCTTCATCGTGCGCACGGTGGAACCGGTGCTGCAGGATCTGGATGCCGAGGTTGAGGAGGCGGCGGCCTCATTGGGCGCCACCCGCTGGCAGACCTTCACCAAGGTGCTGCTGCCCGCCATCCTGCCGGCGCTGCTGACCGGCATCGCCCTGGCTTTCGCCCGCGGCGTGGGCGAATACGGTTCCGTCATCTTCATCGCCGGCAACATCCCGGCGGTGTCGGAGATCGTGCCCCTGCTGATCGTGGCGCGGCTGGAACAGTTCGACTACGCCGGCGCCACGGTCATCGCCACGGCCATGCTGGCCGTCTCCTTCCTCATGCTGCTGGGCATCAATTTCCTGCAGCGCTGGACCCGGTCGCGCCATGCCCGCTGA
- the pgeF gene encoding peptidoglycan editing factor PgeF, with the protein MTPPTFLTLDALARPGIRHGYFGRRDGVSTGLYAGRNVGYGSNDEVELVRENRARVTRDLDLPAKALVTVHQIHSPTVAVVDQPWPREQAPQADALVTRRPGVALGILTADCVPVLFADPAAGVVGAAHAGWKGAFTGVLEATVKAMADLGADPARIVAGVGPHIGRDSYEVGPEFKARFVEADAANDRFFSPGRRPDHPLFDIGAYVGHRLAGIGLAQVVHTGHDTVEEEDEFFSYRRATLRKEPDYGRHISVIALSPIP; encoded by the coding sequence ATGACCCCGCCCACCTTCCTCACCCTGGACGCGCTGGCCCGGCCGGGCATCCGCCATGGCTATTTCGGCCGGCGTGACGGCGTGTCCACCGGCCTTTATGCCGGGCGCAACGTCGGCTATGGCTCCAACGACGAGGTGGAACTGGTGCGGGAGAACCGGGCGCGTGTCACCCGGGACCTGGACCTGCCGGCCAAGGCGCTGGTCACCGTCCACCAGATCCACAGCCCCACCGTGGCGGTGGTGGACCAGCCCTGGCCGCGAGAGCAGGCGCCCCAGGCCGATGCCCTGGTCACCCGCCGCCCGGGCGTCGCGCTGGGCATCCTGACCGCCGATTGCGTGCCCGTGCTGTTCGCCGACCCGGCGGCGGGCGTGGTGGGCGCGGCACACGCCGGCTGGAAAGGCGCCTTCACCGGCGTGCTGGAGGCAACGGTGAAGGCCATGGCCGACCTGGGCGCCGACCCTGCCCGCATCGTCGCCGGCGTCGGCCCCCACATCGGACGTGACTCATATGAAGTGGGGCCGGAGTTCAAGGCCCGCTTCGTCGAGGCCGACGCCGCCAACGACCGCTTCTTCTCCCCCGGCCGGCGTCCCGATCACCCCCTGTTCGATATCGGCGCCTATGTCGGCCATCGCCTGGCGGGCATCGGCCTGGCCCAGGTGGTGCACACCGGCCATGATACGGTTGAGGAAGAGGATGAGTTCTTCAGCTATCGGCGCGCCACACTGCGCAAGGAACCGGATTATGGCCGTCATATCAGTGTGATAGCACTGTCGCCCATCCCATGA
- the pth gene encoding aminoacyl-tRNA hydrolase, whose protein sequence is MRLVVGLGNPGPEYAGHRHNVGFMAADELARRHRFGPWKKRFQGLITEGQIGPEKIYLLKPQTFMNLSGQSVGEAMRFYKMTPEQVIVLYDELDLPPGKLRVKKAGGAGGHNGIRSIDDHIGKDYWRVRLGIGHPGDKNLVHGWVLSNFAKADQTWLPPFLDAIVDDFALMAEGESEKFQSRIALVTQPPKPKAEKPANDKQAGPR, encoded by the coding sequence ATGCGGTTGGTGGTCGGCCTGGGCAATCCCGGCCCGGAATATGCCGGCCACCGCCACAACGTCGGCTTCATGGCGGCGGACGAGCTCGCCCGCCGCCATCGGTTCGGCCCCTGGAAGAAACGCTTCCAGGGGCTGATCACCGAGGGGCAGATCGGCCCCGAAAAGATCTACCTTTTAAAACCGCAGACCTTCATGAACCTGTCCGGCCAATCGGTCGGGGAGGCGATGCGCTTTTACAAGATGACGCCCGAGCAGGTTATCGTCCTCTACGACGAGCTGGACCTGCCGCCCGGCAAACTGCGCGTCAAGAAGGCCGGCGGTGCCGGCGGCCACAACGGCATCCGTTCCATCGACGACCATATCGGCAAGGATTACTGGCGCGTGCGCCTGGGAATCGGCCATCCGGGCGACAAGAACCTGGTGCACGGCTGGGTGCTGTCCAACTTCGCCAAGGCCGACCAGACCTGGCTGCCGCCCTTCCTGGACGCCATCGTCGACGACTTCGCGCTCATGGCCGAAGGTGAATCCGAAAAATTCCAGAGCCGCATCGCCCTGGTGACCCAGCCGCCCAAGCCCAAGGCGGAAAAGCCGGCCAACGATAAGCAGGCCGGCCCGCGCTGA
- a CDS encoding YbjN domain-containing protein produces the protein MSALAVETSSTTHNPLDIVEEIVTANEWPFERASDDEMIVEINGRWCDYRLFFVWQNEVSAMQFSCQFDMKVPPARKLAVTELLAEVNSKMWLGHFDVCSEEHTPMFRQTLLLRGTRAASVEQIEDLVEIAVAECERYYPAFQFVIWGGKNAADAVSAAILDTLGEA, from the coding sequence ATGTCGGCACTCGCCGTTGAGACAAGCAGCACCACCCACAATCCCCTCGACATTGTGGAGGAGATCGTCACGGCCAACGAATGGCCGTTCGAGCGCGCCAGCGACGATGAGATGATCGTTGAGATCAACGGCCGGTGGTGCGACTACCGGCTGTTTTTCGTTTGGCAAAACGAAGTCAGCGCCATGCAGTTCTCCTGCCAGTTCGACATGAAGGTGCCGCCGGCCCGCAAGCTGGCGGTGACCGAGTTGCTGGCCGAGGTGAACAGCAAGATGTGGCTGGGCCACTTCGACGTCTGCAGCGAGGAACACACGCCCATGTTCCGCCAGACCCTGCTGCTGCGCGGCACCCGTGCCGCCAGTGTGGAGCAGATCGAGGATCTGGTGGAAATCGCGGTGGCTGAGTGTGAGCGTTACTACCCCGCGTTCCAGTTCGTGATCTGGGGCGGCAAGAATGCGGCGGACGCGGTTTCCGCCGCCATCCTGGACACGCTCGGCGAAGCTTGA
- the lgt gene encoding prolipoprotein diacylglyceryl transferase, which yields MALAFPDISPTIVEIGPFALRWYALAYIVGVALGYRLALGMTRRQGGRPTTTELDDFLVWAVVGVLAGGRIGFILFYNLDYYLAHPLDMVKVWNGGMSFHGGMTGVAAAILLFAWRRGFNPLALGDLAAVAAPIGLFLGRLANFVNGELWGRPTDVPWAIIFPNPAAGGLPRHPSQLYEAGLEGIVLFTVLYCLSRIPAVRDRTGTLTGCFLIGYALCRITAEFFREPDIQVGFLLGGVTMGQILSIPMALIGVALVAIARRRVPVAA from the coding sequence ATGGCCCTCGCCTTTCCCGACATCAGCCCCACCATCGTGGAGATCGGCCCCTTCGCCCTGCGCTGGTACGCGCTGGCCTATATCGTGGGCGTGGCGCTGGGTTATCGCCTGGCGCTGGGCATGACCCGCCGCCAGGGCGGACGCCCCACGACGACCGAGTTGGACGACTTCCTGGTCTGGGCCGTCGTCGGCGTGCTGGCGGGCGGGCGCATCGGCTTCATCCTGTTCTATAACCTGGATTATTACCTGGCCCATCCGCTGGACATGGTGAAGGTCTGGAACGGCGGCATGTCCTTCCACGGCGGCATGACAGGCGTGGCGGCGGCCATCCTGCTGTTCGCCTGGCGGCGGGGCTTCAACCCGCTGGCGCTGGGCGACCTGGCCGCCGTGGCCGCCCCCATCGGCCTGTTCCTGGGCCGTCTGGCCAACTTCGTGAATGGCGAGCTATGGGGCCGCCCCACCGACGTTCCCTGGGCCATCATCTTCCCCAACCCCGCCGCCGGCGGCCTGCCCCGCCACCCCAGCCAGCTGTATGAGGCGGGGTTGGAGGGCATCGTGCTGTTCACCGTGCTGTATTGCCTGTCGCGGATACCGGCGGTGCGTGACCGCACCGGCACCCTGACGGGATGTTTCCTGATCGGCTACGCCTTGTGCCGCATCACGGCGGAGTTCTTCCGGGAGCCCGACATCCAGGTGGGCTTCCTGCTGGGCGGCGTGACCATGGGCCAGATCCTGTCCATTCCCATGGCGCTGATCGGCGTCGCCCTGGTGGCCATCGCCCGCCGCCGCGTGCCGGTCGCCGCCTGA
- a CDS encoding GH1 family beta-glucosidase: MINRRALLQGTAAMAALGAAGGMTGRMAFAAAKAAKVDFPKDFLWGAATAAYQVEGGWNADGKGPSIWDTFVRQPGRIKNNDTGDVACDSYHKYREDAALIRQLNLKSYRYSIAWSRVQPDGKGAVNQAGLDYYKRLTDATLEAGARPLVTLYHWDLPQPLDDAGGWTNRDTADRLAEYADIMGRALGDRIKHWAILNEPKTFTHLGYWEGIFAPGHKDPLQMLKATHVVNLSQGKAFRALKAVDPKLEVGSVCDVANMVPRTDSEADKAAAERYHRFLNLWFLQPVLDGTYPDVLPADQRDALLGFQSGDEKTMRGDYDFVGLNYYTRWVVADKPEGNGVPGLNTDHQWGEGPHAKTDIGWDIDPDGFHDTLVRMAKVVGNRPIEITESGASYNTPLVNGHVKDEARITYMKAYFAALSRAIKDGAPVRAYHAWSMMDNFEWAQGYTQRFGLVYVDYANNQKRTIKDSGHWYAKVAKDNGFV; this comes from the coding sequence ATGATCAATCGTCGCGCCCTGCTACAGGGCACGGCCGCCATGGCCGCCCTGGGCGCTGCCGGGGGGATGACCGGGCGCATGGCCTTCGCCGCCGCCAAGGCCGCCAAGGTGGACTTTCCCAAGGACTTCCTGTGGGGGGCGGCCACCGCCGCGTACCAGGTGGAAGGCGGCTGGAACGCCGATGGCAAGGGCCCGTCCATCTGGGACACCTTTGTGCGCCAGCCCGGCCGTATCAAGAACAACGACACGGGCGACGTCGCCTGCGACAGCTATCACAAGTACCGGGAAGACGCGGCCCTCATCCGCCAGCTGAACCTGAAGAGCTATCGTTACTCCATCGCCTGGTCGCGGGTGCAGCCGGACGGCAAGGGGGCGGTCAACCAGGCCGGCCTGGACTATTACAAGCGCCTGACCGACGCGACGCTGGAGGCGGGCGCCCGCCCGCTGGTCACGCTCTACCACTGGGACCTGCCCCAGCCCCTGGATGACGCCGGCGGCTGGACCAACCGTGACACCGCCGACCGCCTGGCCGAATATGCCGACATCATGGGCCGCGCCCTGGGCGACCGCATCAAGCATTGGGCCATCCTGAACGAGCCCAAGACCTTCACCCACCTGGGCTATTGGGAAGGCATCTTCGCGCCGGGTCACAAGGACCCGCTGCAGATGCTGAAGGCCACTCACGTGGTGAATCTCAGCCAGGGCAAGGCCTTCCGCGCCCTGAAGGCGGTGGACCCGAAGCTGGAGGTCGGCAGCGTCTGCGACGTCGCCAACATGGTGCCACGCACCGACAGCGAAGCCGACAAGGCCGCGGCCGAGCGGTATCACCGCTTCCTGAACCTGTGGTTCCTGCAGCCGGTGCTGGACGGCACCTACCCCGACGTGCTGCCGGCCGACCAGCGCGACGCCCTGCTGGGCTTCCAATCGGGCGACGAGAAGACCATGCGCGGCGACTACGATTTCGTCGGCCTCAACTACTACACCCGCTGGGTGGTGGCGGATAAGCCCGAGGGCAATGGCGTCCCCGGTCTGAACACCGACCACCAGTGGGGCGAGGGGCCGCACGCCAAGACCGACATCGGCTGGGACATCGATCCCGACGGTTTCCACGACACCCTGGTGCGCATGGCCAAGGTGGTGGGCAACCGCCCGATCGAGATCACGGAAAGCGGCGCCTCCTACAACACGCCGCTGGTGAACGGCCACGTGAAGGACGAGGCGCGCATCACCTACATGAAGGCCTACTTCGCCGCCTTGTCCCGTGCCATCAAGGACGGCGCCCCCGTCCGCGCCTACCACGCGTGGAGCATGATGGACAATTTCGAATGGGCGCAGGGCTACACCCAGCGTTTCGGCCTGGTCTACGTCGATTATGCCAACAACCAGAAGCGCACCATCAAGGACAGCGGCCACTGGTACGCCAAGGTCGCCAAGGACAACGGCTTCGTTTGA
- a CDS encoding SAM-dependent methyltransferase, with the protein MPGETPGTLADLLRRRIGREGPLRLSTFMGEALGHPTLGYYITRDPLGVAGDFTTAPEISQMFGELLGLWCAQMWLTLGSPERVHLVELGPGRGTLMADALRAMARVPGLIQAVRVHMVEMSPPLRARQRATLAALPAAAQPPTPVTWADSLADVPEGPLLLLANEFFDALPIRQMQKTERGWAERCITWLPEDNRFAWVLDGGAGADLLVPPDLRDSATGSVVEICPAALTVAGEIGRRLATAPGAALVVDYGYDAPALGDTLQAVRAHAYAPVLDDPGLADLTAHVDFRTLAATAVAAGALAHGTVDQGDLLLRLGIRQRAATLKRAATPPQAHAIDLALDRLTAPAHMGRLFKALALTTPGCPVPPGFDPTEG; encoded by the coding sequence ATGCCGGGCGAAACGCCCGGAACGCTGGCCGACCTGCTGCGCCGGCGCATCGGCCGGGAAGGCCCCCTGCGGCTGTCCACCTTCATGGGGGAGGCGCTGGGCCACCCCACGCTGGGTTATTACATCACCCGCGATCCCTTGGGCGTGGCCGGCGACTTCACCACCGCGCCTGAGATCAGCCAGATGTTCGGCGAACTGCTGGGCCTGTGGTGCGCCCAGATGTGGCTGACCCTCGGATCGCCCGAGCGTGTGCATCTGGTGGAACTGGGGCCCGGGCGCGGCACCCTGATGGCCGACGCCCTGCGCGCCATGGCCCGCGTACCCGGCCTGATCCAGGCCGTGCGCGTGCACATGGTGGAGATGAGCCCCCCCTTGCGGGCCCGCCAGCGGGCGACGCTGGCCGCATTGCCCGCCGCGGCCCAACCGCCGACGCCCGTCACCTGGGCCGACAGCCTGGCCGATGTGCCTGAAGGCCCCCTGCTGCTGCTGGCCAACGAGTTCTTCGACGCCCTGCCCATCCGCCAGATGCAGAAGACGGAACGGGGATGGGCGGAACGGTGCATTACGTGGTTGCCGGAAGACAACCGCTTCGCCTGGGTGCTGGACGGCGGCGCCGGTGCCGACCTGCTGGTCCCGCCGGACCTGCGCGACAGTGCGACGGGCAGCGTGGTTGAAATCTGCCCCGCCGCCCTGACCGTGGCGGGGGAGATCGGGCGCCGTTTGGCGACGGCGCCGGGTGCCGCCTTGGTGGTGGATTACGGCTACGACGCGCCCGCCCTGGGCGACACGCTGCAGGCGGTGCGGGCCCATGCCTACGCGCCGGTGCTGGACGATCCCGGCCTGGCCGACCTGACGGCGCATGTGGATTTCCGCACCCTGGCGGCCACCGCCGTTGCCGCCGGCGCCCTGGCCCACGGGACCGTGGACCAGGGCGACCTCTTGCTTCGCCTGGGCATCCGGCAGCGCGCGGCCACCCTGAAGCGCGCCGCCACCCCCCCCCAGGCCCATGCCATCGACCTGGCGCTGGACCGGCTGACGGCACCGGCGCACATGGGCCGCCTGTTCAAGGCCCTGGCCCTGACCACGCCCGGCTGCCCCGTGCCGCCCGGCTTTGACCCCACAGAAGGCTGA
- a CDS encoding DUF2987 domain-containing protein, whose protein sequence is MAKDPHARLRAATLATALCLLVPRLAMAQAAEQPAAEPAQEMTVTAKQEFGHTSYRELADTLKVLDQLGNNGHHLRLALKVMFQEGKTGPQPIEIWAVHDGREEAIESTPDGYFHLPYRPDWAAADAKLVSNQAKDTLRAHLALEVETEDGQPVPYVELRQGAKLLDRAIEEFVGPVMGFIVPGIDQFTFRCGPEDHCHVTASLDSGDALEADDKGQPILEFSRKLERRNPGLRLAVAADEGTTGPTHLYAVPVAHLF, encoded by the coding sequence TTGGCCAAGGATCCGCACGCGCGGCTGCGCGCCGCAACGCTCGCCACCGCTCTTTGCCTACTCGTGCCCCGCCTGGCCATGGCCCAGGCGGCGGAGCAGCCTGCCGCCGAGCCTGCCCAGGAAATGACGGTGACCGCCAAGCAGGAGTTCGGCCACACCTCCTACCGCGAATTGGCCGACACGCTGAAGGTGCTGGACCAGCTGGGGAACAACGGCCATCACCTGCGCCTGGCGCTGAAGGTGATGTTCCAGGAGGGAAAGACCGGCCCCCAGCCCATCGAAATCTGGGCGGTGCATGATGGCCGGGAAGAAGCGATCGAATCCACCCCCGACGGCTATTTCCACCTGCCCTACCGGCCCGATTGGGCGGCGGCGGATGCCAAGCTGGTCAGCAACCAGGCCAAGGACACGCTGAGGGCGCATCTGGCGCTGGAGGTGGAAACCGAAGACGGCCAGCCGGTGCCCTATGTCGAACTGCGCCAGGGCGCCAAGCTGCTGGACCGGGCGATCGAAGAATTCGTCGGCCCGGTGATGGGCTTCATCGTGCCGGGCATCGACCAGTTCACCTTCAGATGCGGACCGGAGGACCATTGCCACGTCACCGCCAGCCTGGACAGTGGCGACGCGCTGGAGGCCGACGACAAGGGCCAACCCATCCTGGAATTCAGCCGCAAGCTGGAACGCCGCAACCCCGGCCTGCGCCTGGCCGTCGCGGCCGACGAGGGCACGACCGGTCCCACCCATCTCTACGCCGTGCCGGTGGCGCATCTGTTCTGA
- a CDS encoding 50S ribosomal protein L25/general stress protein Ctc, with product MTQIIALAAEARNGAGKGTARQTRRDGRIPAVIYGNKEKPVTISLEAVFFTRVLHKPGFFTHLYDVTVDGVTTRTLPRDVQFDPVTDRPLHVDFLRVSDTTEIVVKVPVEFTGHEASPGLKRGAVLNIVRHEVELHVRANNIPEHLTVSLDGVDVGASIHISSVKLPEGARPVIDRDFTIATVAAPSGLKSEENAAAAAEA from the coding sequence ATGACCCAGATTATCGCGCTCGCCGCCGAGGCGCGGAACGGGGCAGGCAAGGGGACCGCCCGTCAGACCCGCCGCGATGGCCGCATCCCTGCCGTGATCTACGGCAACAAGGAAAAGCCGGTGACGATCTCCCTGGAGGCCGTCTTCTTCACCCGCGTTCTGCACAAGCCGGGCTTCTTCACGCACCTGTACGACGTGACCGTCGATGGTGTGACCACCCGCACCCTGCCGCGCGACGTCCAGTTCGACCCGGTGACGGATCGTCCCCTGCACGTCGACTTCCTGCGCGTCAGCGACACCACCGAAATCGTGGTGAAGGTGCCGGTTGAGTTCACCGGTCACGAAGCCAGCCCGGGCCTGAAGCGCGGCGCGGTGCTGAACATCGTCCGCCACGAAGTGGAACTGCACGTCCGCGCCAACAACATTCCGGAGCACCTGACGGTGTCCCTGGATGGTGTCGACGTCGGCGCGTCCATCCACATCAGCAGCGTGAAGCTGCCGGAAGGCGCCCGTCCGGTCATCGACCGCGACTTCACCATCGCCACCGTCGCCGCTCCCTCGGGCCTGAAGTCCGAAGAGAACGCGGCCGCGGCTGCCGAGGCCTGA
- a CDS encoding ribose-phosphate pyrophosphokinase, with translation MKLIAGNSNRPLAEAISVCLKVPLTKATIRRFSDMEVFVEILENVRGEDVFVIQSTSYPANDNLMELLVTIDALRRGSARRITAVLPYYGYARQDRKTGPRTPISAKLVANLITTAGANRVLTMDLHAGQIQGFFDIPTDNLVAAPVFVQDIEATMGRENLMIVSPDVGGVVRARAIAKRLDADLAIIDKRRERAGVSEVMNVIGDVTGRDCILVDDIVDSAGTLCNAAVALKERGAKSVRAYVTHGVLSGGAVARVAQSPLEALITTDSIQATEAVRVSRNVRHLTVAPLIAEAIERISHEKSVSSLFD, from the coding sequence ATGAAGCTCATCGCCGGCAACAGCAATCGGCCGTTGGCCGAGGCCATCTCGGTTTGCCTGAAGGTTCCGCTGACGAAGGCCACCATCCGGCGCTTCAGCGACATGGAAGTGTTCGTGGAAATCCTGGAGAACGTCCGCGGCGAGGACGTGTTCGTCATCCAGTCCACCTCATACCCCGCCAACGACAACCTGATGGAACTGCTGGTCACCATCGACGCCCTGCGTCGTGGCTCGGCCCGGCGCATCACGGCGGTGCTGCCCTACTACGGCTACGCCCGCCAGGACCGCAAGACCGGTCCCCGCACCCCCATCTCCGCCAAGCTGGTGGCCAACCTGATCACCACCGCCGGCGCCAACCGCGTGCTGACGATGGATCTGCACGCCGGCCAGATCCAGGGCTTCTTCGACATCCCCACCGACAATCTGGTGGCCGCCCCGGTGTTCGTGCAGGACATCGAGGCCACCATGGGTCGCGAGAACCTGATGATCGTGTCGCCGGACGTGGGCGGCGTGGTGCGCGCCCGCGCCATCGCCAAGCGCCTGGACGCGGACCTGGCCATCATCGACAAGCGGCGTGAGCGCGCCGGCGTGTCGGAGGTCATGAACGTCATCGGTGACGTCACCGGCCGCGACTGCATCCTGGTGGACGATATCGTCGACAGCGCCGGCACCCTGTGCAACGCCGCCGTCGCCCTGAAGGAGCGTGGCGCCAAGTCCGTGCGCGCCTACGTCACCCACGGCGTGCTGTCGGGCGGTGCCGTCGCCCGCGTGGCCCAGTCCCCGCTGGAGGCGCTGATCACCACCGACAGCATCCAGGCGACCGAGGCCGTGCGCGTGTCGCGCAACGTCCGTCACCTGACCGTCGCCCCGCTGATCGCCGAAGCCATCGAGCGCATCAGCCACGAGAAGTCGGTGTCGTCGCTGTTCGACTGA
- the cysW gene encoding sulfate ABC transporter permease subunit CysW — MPADPHTRRPAVGEGPLLRAGLIVVAILFLAAFLALPLASVFTQALAKGVGAYFKGLTDPDAFSAVKLTLLVAVIAVPLNLVFGVAASWAIAKFQFRGKSFLLALIDLPFSVSPVISGLVYVLLFGLHGSLGPWLRDHDVQIIFAVPGVVLATVFVTFPFVARELIPLMQEQGVEDEEAAIVLGASGWQTFRMVTLPNIRWGLLYGVLLCNARAMGEFGAVSVVSGHIRGKTNTMPLHVEILYNEYNFVAAFAVASLLALLALVTLAAKAALEWRFADQIAAAKR, encoded by the coding sequence ATGCCCGCTGATCCCCATACCCGCCGCCCCGCCGTGGGCGAGGGCCCGCTGCTGCGGGCGGGCCTGATCGTCGTGGCCATCCTGTTCCTGGCGGCCTTCCTGGCCCTGCCGCTGGCGTCCGTCTTCACCCAGGCCCTGGCCAAGGGTGTGGGCGCCTATTTCAAGGGACTGACCGATCCCGACGCCTTTTCCGCCGTCAAGCTGACCCTGCTGGTGGCCGTCATCGCCGTGCCGCTGAACCTGGTGTTCGGCGTGGCTGCCAGCTGGGCCATCGCCAAGTTCCAGTTCCGGGGCAAAAGCTTCCTGCTGGCCCTGATCGACCTGCCCTTCTCCGTCTCGCCCGTCATCTCGGGCCTGGTCTATGTGCTGCTGTTCGGGCTGCACGGATCGCTGGGTCCCTGGCTGCGCGACCATGATGTCCAGATCATCTTCGCCGTGCCCGGCGTGGTGCTGGCCACCGTGTTCGTCACCTTCCCCTTCGTGGCGCGCGAACTGATCCCCCTGATGCAGGAACAGGGCGTGGAGGATGAGGAGGCCGCGATCGTGCTGGGCGCCAGCGGCTGGCAGACCTTCCGCATGGTGACCCTGCCCAACATCCGCTGGGGCCTGCTGTACGGCGTGCTGTTGTGCAACGCCCGCGCCATGGGCGAATTCGGCGCCGTGTCGGTGGTGTCCGGCCACATTCGGGGCAAGACCAACACCATGCCCCTGCATGTCGAGATTCTGTACAACGAATACAATTTCGTGGCCGCCTTCGCGGTGGCCTCGCTGCTGGCGCTGCTGGCGCTGGTCACCCTGGCGGCCAAGGCGGCCCTGGAATGGCGCTTCGCCGACCAGATCGCCGCCGCGAAGCGCTGA
- a CDS encoding accessory factor UbiK family protein, producing MQVDNKVLDDLARVAGGAMGAVAGLKNEVETHVRQRLERVLGGMDMVRRDEFEAVKEMASRARAQEDEIARLTAVQAALLDRVAHLESLVAKVAGGAAPADAAPGKAD from the coding sequence ATGCAGGTCGACAACAAGGTGTTGGACGATTTGGCCCGCGTGGCCGGGGGCGCCATGGGCGCCGTGGCTGGGCTGAAGAACGAGGTGGAAACCCACGTCCGGCAGCGCCTGGAGCGTGTGCTGGGCGGCATGGACATGGTGCGCCGCGATGAGTTCGAGGCGGTGAAGGAAATGGCATCCCGCGCCCGTGCGCAGGAGGATGAGATCGCCCGCCTGACGGCGGTGCAGGCGGCGTTGCTGGACCGGGTGGCCCACCTTGAGTCGCTGGTGGCCAAGGTTGCCGGTGGCGCTGCCCCGGCCGATGCCGCCCCGGGCAAGGCGGACTGA